In Paraglaciecola sp. T6c, the sequence CACGTTCTTTATTGATACGAGCTTCAGAAACTCGATTTTTCTTAACTTCTTGCAGTAAGTCTTCTAGAGACGTAGCCGCATGCACTGAGGATGCGAATAAAGCTACCGATGCCGCAGCTAATACTGATTTATAGATTGTTTTCATCGATATTACTCCGCAGCTTTAATGGGTAGTTTGATTAGGTCAGCTGGCACGAGTTTGTTGGCCATACGAACAGCCGTTACAACAGAGCTTAGGTATTCATCACCTAATTTCTGCCAAGCTCTCGCGTCATTATCCCACACCCAAGCGTTTTTCTGATCCAAAGAAAGTGCTGCTAAAACAGTACGACCTAGGTTAAAGAAATCTACCGTAATTTCAGTTCCTTCGAAATCAAGTTTACCTTGATATGCACGAATGTTCTGACCATATTGGTTTTCGATTTGGTAAGCTTCAATTACCTGACGGAACTGTTCAGACGTAGTTACGTTTGAATTAGCCATAACGTCACGAAGACGCTCAACACGAGCACGACGTTCTTCAAGGTTAATTGGAATATCAAGTTCAATGAATTGCTCTAAACTATCGATCATTCTGAACATCAATGGAACAACACCACGTTTAACACCTTCAATACCGTCAATTTGACGTTGAAGAGAATCGATACCGCGCTGCTGGTCTGCAACCAAAGTTGCTAGATAGTCGTTATAAACTTTAAGGTTTTCTGTTTCATCAACAACTTGGCGATATTCAGAAAAGATGTCTAACGATTGCTCGTATAGTTTGTTAATTTTTTCTTGAGACTTCGCTGCATCCACGTGAATCTTTGACTCTTCTTTATGAAGATCATTCAACGGGTCTGCAGAGACAACAGCACTACTACCGAGTGCTAGTGCACCGATAACGGTAGAAGCAATAAGGTTTCTCTTGCTCATTTTGGACATAATTCCCAACCAATTTTCTTGTTTTGGATCCTCGCCGACGGGTAAAAAAACGTCGCAAGGGGCTTCTAAGCTTTATAAGTTATAGGGGCTTAGCATTAATGGAATTTAACACTAAGACTTCAAGATATTCACATGGAACCCTGCGAATTGTCAAGGTGACACATTCATATTAAGCGACAAAGTAGCTGAACTAAATGCATAGAGATTTCACTGTTTTTCATTGTTCTTACTCAAATTTCGAACAAAACTGGCTTTACATGACCGAACGAGATTATTTTTTATACAATGTAAGTACTAACAGTTATAAAAATAAGAAAACTTGATACTTAAATGAATACCCATGAATTTTCCGTATTGTAATATAAATAAAATTTTTAGACTTAAAAGAACCTACATTTTCTCCAAGACTTAATTAAATCATCAACCGCTAGAGGTGAGCGTCTGCCGTGATACTTTTGTGAATACTAATGTCTGCTATAACGCACTATTATCCCGTGGAGCATTCAATAATGGGATATATTATGGCTTCTGCTGTTCCCCTGAAATCACAACTGAACAACAATTCATGGAATAATCACTGGGGCAAAACGTCTGATGTCGCTGCTTATGATGCTAGTGCAACGCACGTAAAAACCCTAAACCATTTTTGGAAAAATAGGTTCAGTGCAATCTCGCTGGAGAGAAATAAGTTATTAGACATAGCCTCTGGTGGGGGAGCATTGCTTGAAACCTTGGTTAGACAAGACTGTATATTGCCTGAAAAACTGTCTGAATTTTACTCTGCAGACTTATCTTATTCTGCTTTACGCTCTGTTAAATCAAAATATCCACTTAGCAAAGTTTTGCAAACTAACTGTGCACAGCTCCCATTTAAAAATGAATCATTTAACTTCATCATAAGTCAATTTGGAATTGAGTACTGTGGACTCAGCGCATTTAAAGAATGCAGTCGTGTATTGCGTAAAGACGGTAGGTTTATTGCTATATGTCACTACCAAGATGGCGCTATTCAAGCTGAATGCGAGCGTAACTTAAAAGTCTTATATGCTTTAAGCGATATTGATTTTTTTGCACATGCTAGGCGTGCTTTTAACGCAAAAGATGACAAAATGTCTGGAGATTTTTCCATAAAAATTGATGCAACATTTAGGAATGCGCTTTATGACGTCTCTGATTTGGTAACGCGGCAACCATATGCAGCTGGGGGACAGTTACTTAGGCTATTTAACGACACGCGTTACATGTATGAAAATTTAACTCGGTTCGATACGTCTGCTGTGTTGCATTGGCTAACTAAAATGGAAGAAGAGTTAACCAATTATCAAGAAAGAATGATTTTGATGCTTCAAAGTTCACTCAATAATTTATCGTTGAACAAAGCAGTCGAAGCGTTTACAGCTAATGGGGTTAGAAACGTTAAAATCGATGTTTTGAGCGCTAATCGAAATTTTAAACCATTTGCTTGGGCAATTGAGGTCTTTTAGTAATCGTTGTTGTGTAATTAAACAAGATCTTACTACACAAGTTATGATGAGCTCTAAGAGACTACCTAGATGCTTAGCATGAGCTTGAGAGTTTAAGGCAATCAAACTCTAACAGAACGACCATTGATAGTTGCAAAGTATAAAGTTAATTTAGCTCGAACCTAACCAGAACTCCACGAAAATTACATGTAGTTACCTGTCAGATCAGGTCTGAGCTATTACTGTTAACTACCTTGTGCACCTACATTATTTCGAGCATCATTTAAGACTTTTTTCGCATCCTCTAGTTCTCTGGCTCTTTGAGCTGCAGTAGTACATCTCTTCACAGGAAAACGGCTTCCAGTCACCGTAACGTTTTTACAGCGTAAATCACCTGTGTTACTAGCTGCTGAAGCACTCTCTTGGTTTTCAGCCTCCACTTGGTCTGCGTTATTATTGGTACTGCAAGCTGAAACTAGTGCAATGCAACCAACAACAATAATTTTTTTGAAAATCATGAATATTCCCTTTTAACTGTGACTTATATACTTAAGTCTATTATATTTGAGTTTCAATCTTATAATTTCCACCATCAAACAACAATCTACTTTTCAAATTAGTCTCATTCTATTGGCCTGTAGAATTAAAACCCTCGAAAGCTTTAATATGATGTATTTCAGATTTGTAGTTTTGACTTCTCGAAACGCCCCTTTTTAGAGGTTTCCTAACTTGCCATATGCTAGCGGTCTTAACTAATCTATTACTGTTATAAAAGTCTAAGTAATCGTCATCCCAAACCAAATTGCAGTGTTCGAACACTTCATTACACACCTCCATAGGAAAGTCGACGAGACGCTCATAGTCAGCTACGTAAATATCATTTGGGAAAAGATTCTGCCAATGGCGTAAAAGCTTTTTATATTCTTGATAATAGTGTGCAATGTACTCAAGTTTAACAGCGTATCCCAATGATGAATCCAATTGTTGAAAGTACACAGATAAGCAAGTATCTATGGTATTCCTATCAGTACAGATGATTTTAGCGTTTGGAAAAATAGCTTTAATTAAGCCAATATATTTAAAGTTATCTGGAC encodes:
- a CDS encoding class I SAM-dependent methyltransferase, translated to MASAVPLKSQLNNNSWNNHWGKTSDVAAYDASATHVKTLNHFWKNRFSAISLERNKLLDIASGGGALLETLVRQDCILPEKLSEFYSADLSYSALRSVKSKYPLSKVLQTNCAQLPFKNESFNFIISQFGIEYCGLSAFKECSRVLRKDGRFIAICHYQDGAIQAECERNLKVLYALSDIDFFAHARRAFNAKDDKMSGDFSIKIDATFRNALYDVSDLVTRQPYAAGGQLLRLFNDTRYMYENLTRFDTSAVLHWLTKMEEELTNYQERMILMLQSSLNNLSLNKAVEAFTANGVRNVKIDVLSANRNFKPFAWAIEVF
- a CDS encoding DUF3450 domain-containing protein, giving the protein MSKRNLIASTVIGALALGSSAVVSADPLNDLHKEESKIHVDAAKSQEKINKLYEQSLDIFSEYRQVVDETENLKVYNDYLATLVADQQRGIDSLQRQIDGIEGVKRGVVPLMFRMIDSLEQFIELDIPINLEERRARVERLRDVMANSNVTTSEQFRQVIEAYQIENQYGQNIRAYQGKLDFEGTEITVDFFNLGRTVLAALSLDQKNAWVWDNDARAWQKLGDEYLSSVVTAVRMANKLVPADLIKLPIKAAE